The window CACACATTTTTATTAGGTCATCTACAGCTGCAGCACCATCAGTGGCAATGTTGTCTAGACCTGTTAGGTTGGTTCTCTTACTTGCAGAGCATGTAGACAGAATTTTGTAGAGAGTAGAATCTGACAAAGGAACAAAACCTGTTTCAGAGCAGTATGACTTGTACATTTGTAGGAGAGAGGAGTGGCATGTTGTTCTCACTACTTGGGGTATGGTGACAGTCTGTCCATTGTCACAATGCAAATCTTTTGTTCCATATGAAcaaatttgatgaaattttggATCCAAGAAAAAAGATAAAGCATGCTCCAGCTTTTCTTTGTTCATGCGATTCTGGTATCCTGGTTCCATAGGTCCTGGTAAAGAACCTGCTCCATGAGATGCAGCATGTGCTCGACTTTGATCAATTTCCCACTTTGTAAGTCCTGGAATGAGTTTCTGAAGTTTCGATTTACTATGTGCATTCGGCAAGGACAGCAGGGACAGAAGTTGACGTTTGAGAGCATTGTTTTCAGCTTCACAATAGAGTTGAAGAATTGTATCAGTGATTTCAAGTTCTGTTTTATCACTTTGCTCTGTATCCTCATGACAGTTGTCTTCATAAAGTAACTGGAACATATCACTggattgtcctggagccaaatgATTGAGAACTGTATGCACTACCTCCTTGGCCTTcctttttaaatatcttcttgTGCTAGACTGGACCTCCCTCAATGGAGTTTTCAGCTGAAACTTTATTGGGCTTACTTGGCCACCACTTAGAGACATCAAGGTGTTGTTCAGATTTTCTATTCCATCTGTGAGGTGTATTTGTCCTTCTAAGGAAGTGCTCCAGCTAGATTCTTGTGACAAAGTATATGTTGTCGATTCATctgtctgtgaaaaaaaattgaaatgattagtaaaaacaattttccatcaagtgaattttaagattttgaGGGAGGTTGGGGTTTAGAAGCTGTACAACTAaatacaagtgaaaagctgtcaatgtgacagcaaaccaggttttcttttatgtgaactgtatccataatccaagtcaacccgtatccagtgaaatggagtaccctatatgcaatattttgccaaaaaatgactaagttcaaaagctggtatttttttcataaattatcggaaatcaaaatcctagcaatatgcacacctctaatatacgttcaattgatctgcaaaagaacaattacctatcttgagaactgtaggaggagttatctgtacaatgagggtaccctatatgcaatattttgcccaaaaatgactaagttcaaaagctggtattttttttcataaattatcggaaatcaaaatcctagcaaaatgcacacctctgatatatgtacaattgatctgcaaaagaacaacttcctatcttgaaaactgtaggaagagttatccgtacaatgaggtatccttttggcagccgcccgcccgccatttttcaccattttaataaccagatttttccgttggaaaacccggttaaaaaaataaatatgcaagggatgtttgaaaattattgaaACATTATGCTAAGGTTTCATTCCCACTCACtactaaattatttttaacaaaatttacaatcattattatatactagtattgagcattgcagttctcgaAAAGATGATCAGacttaaacaattgtttatttatggATTATGTGAATTATTCAGGAGCCAgagtcaaaacaatttttaaacataggtaatcacagattacaaagctcaccgagacgatgTATCACcattatgagaccacctttatcatattatatgaaaatcatgattttgacaaattttaatctacactatctgaactGACTAAAGTAAGAGCTTTTCTAGAAAAATtgtgttaaaataaaagatgatttttaaaaatttttctctatatattcctaagtaaaaatttgacatcccccccccttttgtggccccaccctacccacagggattACGTTTTGAaccaacttgaatctaccctatctgaggatgctttcaaacGATTAatagcttttctggctgatcagtttctgagaagaagaattttccttctacattcctatgtaaaaattcaacatccccattgtggccccaccctacccctggaaatcatgatttgaacaaatttgaatctacactacctgaggatgcttccacacaagtttcacctttttggccaaatggtt is drawn from Crassostrea angulata isolate pt1a10 chromosome 5, ASM2561291v2, whole genome shotgun sequence and contains these coding sequences:
- the LOC128185486 gene encoding uncharacterized protein LOC128185486 codes for the protein MSRHLHTVYGYIVPIGSGLYSRCRKNVTQEMKWCECCKDASSAQICKNTSDDTPEATLQQSRNLQTSTENSAEQCHSETLSQTDESTTYTLSQESSWSTSLEGQIHLTDGIENLNNTLMSLSGGQVSPIKFQLKTPLREVQSSTRRYLKRKAKEVVHTVLNHLAPGQSSDMFQLLYEDNCHEDTEQSDKTELEITDTILQLYCEAENNALKRQLLSLLSLPNAHSKSKLQKLIPGLTKWEIDQSRAHAASHGAGSLPGPMEPGYQNRMNKEKLEHALSFFLDPKFHQICSYGTKDLHCDNGQTVTIPQVVRTTCHSSLLQMYKSYCSETGFVPLSDSTLYKILSTCSASKRTNLTGLDNIATDGAAAVDDLIKMCDQFKGLGSETNTVANLTTALKSLKMYLKSEYKFSVGLSSGCQDHCLKFALSHPTNVLLQEECDHSHEEICGKCNILNEINSALFNEIQNTVSEHLT